Proteins encoded within one genomic window of Pseudomonas cannabina:
- a CDS encoding YihY/virulence factor BrkB family protein produces the protein MIFPHLRHLRVSKVLVRTVNEFLDDEMSTYASALAYQMLFSLFPFLLFLIALIGFLHLPDFFSWLRLQSEFLLPPQALEQVNPVIDQLQQSKGGLLSIGIVIALWTASAGVRLMMSAMNAAYDVVEGRPIWKRFPLSILYTIGIAGMLLAAAAFMVLGPQVMNWIAAQVGMEEFIVTLWTILRWPAIILLLMIAVALIYYVMPDVKQEFRFITPGSVLAVVVWIVASLAFGFYVKTFADYNAMYGSIGAIIVLLLYFYISAAVLLLGAEMNAVIEHMSAEGKEAGEKEPGDGLGDEQNEDGGKQHVSGLGRDHSVPLAKPDET, from the coding sequence ATGATTTTCCCCCATTTGCGTCATTTGCGAGTCAGTAAAGTGCTGGTGCGCACCGTTAACGAATTTCTCGATGACGAGATGTCCACCTATGCCTCGGCACTGGCTTACCAGATGCTGTTTTCGTTGTTCCCGTTCCTGCTGTTCCTGATCGCATTGATCGGCTTTTTGCATTTGCCGGACTTTTTCTCCTGGCTGCGGCTGCAATCCGAGTTCCTGTTGCCACCTCAGGCCCTTGAACAGGTCAACCCGGTCATCGATCAGTTGCAGCAATCGAAGGGGGGGCTGCTGTCGATCGGTATTGTGATCGCACTGTGGACCGCTTCTGCTGGCGTGCGCCTGATGATGAGCGCCATGAACGCCGCTTACGATGTGGTCGAAGGCCGGCCGATCTGGAAGCGTTTTCCTCTGTCGATTCTGTACACCATAGGGATTGCCGGCATGTTGCTGGCAGCGGCGGCTTTCATGGTGCTCGGGCCGCAGGTCATGAACTGGATCGCTGCCCAGGTCGGCATGGAAGAGTTCATCGTCACGCTGTGGACCATCCTGCGCTGGCCGGCCATCATTTTGCTGCTGATGATCGCTGTCGCGCTGATCTACTACGTGATGCCTGACGTCAAACAGGAATTCCGCTTCATCACGCCGGGTTCGGTTTTGGCGGTTGTGGTGTGGATCGTGGCCTCGCTGGCGTTCGGTTTCTACGTCAAGACTTTCGCCGACTACAACGCCATGTACGGCAGTATCGGCGCGATCATTGTGTTGCTGTTGTACTTCTATATTTCGGCTGCCGTGCTGCTGCTGGGTGCGGAAATGAATGCGGTGATCGAGCACATGTCGGCCGAAGGCAAGGAAGCCGGCGAAAAAGAGCCGGGCGATGGTCTTGGCGACGAGCAGAACGAGGACGGCGGTAAACAGCATGTGTCCGGTCTGGGGCGCGATCACTCCGTACCGCTGGCCAAGCCTGATGAAACCTGA
- a CDS encoding CsbD family protein, with product MSSTSDKIKGMANEAVGNVEQAVGKATDNTKLQGEGKAQELKGEGQQAKGEVKDAVKKGIDKV from the coding sequence ATGAGCAGCACCAGCGATAAAATCAAAGGCATGGCCAACGAAGCAGTTGGTAACGTCGAGCAGGCTGTTGGCAAGGCTACCGACAATACTAAACTGCAGGGTGAAGGCAAGGCGCAGGAGCTGAAAGGCGAAGGCCAGCAGGCGAAAGGCGAAGTGAAAGATGCTGTCAAGAAAGGCATCGACAAGGTGTAA
- the def gene encoding peptide deformylase: MIRNILKMGDERLLRIAPPVPTEMFGSSELNTLIADMFETMHSVSGVGLAAPQIGVDLQLVIFGFERNERYPQAEAVPQTILLNPVITPLSPELEEGWEGCLSVPGLRGMVDRYQSIRYEGFDPEGKPIERIAHGFHARVVQHECDHLIGRLYPSRITDFSKFGFMDVMFPDMDPNADE; the protein is encoded by the coding sequence ATGATCCGTAACATTCTGAAGATGGGCGATGAGCGTCTGCTGCGTATTGCCCCTCCAGTGCCCACGGAAATGTTCGGCAGCAGCGAGCTGAATACGCTGATTGCCGACATGTTTGAAACCATGCACAGCGTCAGTGGCGTGGGGCTGGCCGCACCGCAGATCGGTGTCGACCTGCAACTGGTCATCTTCGGCTTCGAACGCAACGAGCGTTATCCGCAGGCCGAAGCGGTTCCCCAGACCATCCTGCTCAACCCGGTCATTACGCCCCTTAGCCCAGAGCTTGAAGAGGGTTGGGAAGGATGCCTGTCGGTGCCCGGCCTGCGCGGCATGGTCGACCGCTACCAGAGCATCCGTTACGAGGGTTTCGATCCCGAAGGCAAGCCGATCGAGCGCATCGCCCACGGTTTTCACGCGCGGGTTGTTCAGCATGAATGCGATCACCTGATCGGCCGTCTGTACCCGTCGCGCATCACCGACTTCAGCAAGTTCGGTTTCATGGACGTCATGTTTCCGGACATGGACCCCAACGCTGACGAATGA